The region GGGCGGTTCGGGATGTCCGCGGACACGCTCCGCAGTCACGTGCACCGTCTCCGTAAAAAGCTGCCGGAGGCTGTCATCATCCAGGTGAAGACCACGCTGGCCGATCCCACCCCGGAGGAGATCCGCGAAGAGCTGGCAGCCCTGCGCGAATATCTATGACTAGGCTCCGCCCACCTCCTCCTTACTCCCGTGGACACCGCATCCTCCCATGATCCAGCAAGTCCGCCCCAGGCACCGGATGCCCGTGGCATCTTCGATGAGGCATTGAGGCAGCTCCACCCCATGGTCGGCTGGCAGCCTCCGGAGGCCGACACCTTGGCAAGCCTGCTGCCCCAATACCGGTTCTCGGCATTCATTGGCCGGGGAGGCATGGGCGCGGTTTACGAGGCGCATCACCCCGGGCTCGACCGGCCGATCGCCATCAAGCTGCTGCCGGTGGAGCTGGCGGAGGAGGCAAACTTTTCCGCACGCTTCGAGCGGGAAGCCCGGACGCTGGCCTGCCTGCAACATCCCAACATCGTCACTGTCCATGACTTCGGAAAAACTCCGGTGGGACATCTGTTTTTCGTGATGGAGCTGGTGGATGGCCCGGATCTGTCTCGGCTCATGGCCGCGGGCCCTCTGGAGCCCGGAGTGGCGGTGGAGCTCGCCATCCAGATTTGCGACGCGCTGGAATATGCCCACGCGCGCCAGGTCATTCACCGGGATATCAAGCCAGCCAACGTGCTGCGGCGGGCGGATGGCCAGGTGAAGCTGGCGGATTTCGGTCTGGCCCGCCTGATGGGAGAGCAAGGGGCGTCCGGAAACATTCTTCCCGAATCAAAACTGTCGGAAGTAGGGAACCCTGCCCACACCGGCACCCGCATGGGCACTCCGGGCTACGTGGCTCCGGAGGTGTTGAAGACAGGACGGTTCGACAACCGGTCCGACCTTTATTCGGTTGGCGTGATGCTCAGGGAAATGCTTCTCGGAACGGAGCCTTTGTCCGGAGAACCACCCTATGCCGCCGTGATCCGGCGGGCGACTGAGGAAAATCCTGATCTTCGTTATCAAAGTGCGGTGGAGATGAAGCGCGACCTCGCTCACGTCCGGAACTCCCCCGGAACCGTTGCCCGGGCGGACGGAAAATCGGACTCAGGCAGCAGGATTCCACATCGTGGATGGATGGCGGCGGGTCTTGCGGCCGCCGCCGTGATGGCATGTGCATTTGTATGGCGGCATGCTGATTCATTTCCAGATTCCGGAAGGCCTCATGTCTCCAGCGGTGACACTATGGCCTCTCCGGAAAACACCATCGCCACCAGCAGTTCCGGTTTTCCAGCGCTGCCGACAGCTGAGATTTTTCCGCCACCCTCGGCTTTGGTGCCTTCTGGAGATCTTTCCCTTGGGCCACCGTCAGACCAACCGTTGGAGAACATGGACGATCCACTTTCTTCGGAACTGCTCCGGGGCACCACACGGATCTTGTTCAATGGGAAGGACCTGTCCGGCTGGAGTGGACGTGGCGGTCACTGGACGGTGGAGAACGGCATGATCGTGGGCCGCATGCCCGCCGAGCCCGGGCTCAGCAACACCTGTCTGATCTGGCAGGAAAGCGACGTTTCCGATTTCGAACTGGTCTGCAGCTTCGGAGCACGGACCGGTTACCGCATGGCGAGCAATGGAGGAATCGAATTCCGGTCCACGGTCACCGAGGACTGGAATTCGGTGCTCCGGGGGTGTCAGGTGGATCTGGCCAGCATCAAAGAGATCACCGGCGCCCTCTGGGACAGTGATGGAAGACGCTACCTCGCGTCCCAAGGTCAGAAGGGCAGTCTGGTCGGAGGACCGGAGGGCGGTCCACCTGCTGTCAGAACCTCCGGTTTTGTCCGCCCCGACTTGTTGAAAAACCGGCTGCGTGAGGACCTATGGAATCACTGCCGCCTCGTCTGTATCGGAGGAAACATCTCCGTTTTTATCAACCATCGGCTGACCGCGTCCTTCCGGGACACTGCGGAAGGTTTGCCGCGATCAGGAAAACTAGGGCTGGAGGTATCCCTGATGGGTGACAACCAAGGGTTGGTCCGGGGAGAAATGCTGTATAAGGACATCCTCCTGACTCCGCTGAAGCAGGTGCCAGGGCGGGAAGCCGAAGCCATGGCCAGCCGCGAGGCCATGCTCCGGCCGGTCAGGGCCTCTTTGATGGCCGGCAAGTGGCACCTGCGGACCGGCCTTGCCGGATCCTCCTCCAAGGCGACCACCCTTCGGTTCAAGAACCGGGGCGTTCTGGAGCAGGATGGGGTGGACGCCGGACGATGGTGGGCTTTCGCACCAAACCGGATCCATATGCAATTCAAAGGAGACCCCGCCGTTTACAATCCGGACTCGGGTGCCGACTTTACCCTGAGCCCGGCTCTGGACCGCATGGACGGTTTTTCCTCCGCTCCGGGCGGCGGGGATATGGCTGTGAACCTGTGGGCTGGCCGGGATGCCGACGCACCTCCGCCGGAGTTTCCCGAGTAGCTGGAGCATCGGGAAAATTTTTGCCCGCACTCCGCAACGCGGGGATGGAGCGTTCCTTAGAATAGGTATGTCAGCCCGGGATCCCGGCATTCACTCCTATGAACACTCCCCATCCATTCTCATTTCCGGCCTCTGGTCCGGTCCTCCGCCATGGTCTTTCAGCCGCGATCCTCGCACTTGCGGGTTCCCCTCTGTGGGCGGCCACCTTTACGGTGAATACCCTCGTCGACACCATCAATGGCGGTCAGGGAGCCGGGGCGAACGGAGTTGGCGACCTGCGTTACTGCCTGCGACGGGTCAACGACTCGGCTCAGGGCCAGACGCACACCATTGTCTTCGCACCTGGCCTCACCGGAAAAATCACGCTCAACGGCAGCGAACTGGTCATCCGGAACAACGCGACCATCACCGGTCCGGGGGCGGACAAGCTGGCCATTGACGCGGACGGCAAAAGCCGGGTCCTCTACATCGGGGGCGCTCCTGATGTTCCGCTCCAAGTCCGGATATCCGGTCTGACCATGACCGGGGGAAACGGTGACGGCAAGGACCCGACCGGGACCGATCAACCGCCTCTGGCCGATCTCGCCAGGACGCGGGGAGGCGCGGTCCTCAATCATGACAGCTCCCTCACCTTGCGGGATTGCTCCGTCACCGGCAACACCTCGTCCGTATCCGATGGCGGCGGCGGGATTTTCAATTATGCGGAAAACCGCAACGCCATCCTTACCCTCGAAGGCTGCGCCATCACCGGCAATTCCTCTCCATTCGGCCAAGGTGGTGGCATCTGGAATCATGCCTTGAACGACAACACTTCCACCCTGATTGCCAGCAATTGCACGATCAGCGGGAACTCCAGCCAAGGCAACGGCGGCGGTATCAGCAGTTTTGGAATCGCCGCCGTGGTCAGGACGGAGCTGAGCCATTGCTCCGTCACTGGTAATACCTCCGCCGGCTTCGAAGGAGGAGGCGGGATCTGGAACAGTGGTATGGGAAGCGCGGAACTGCCACCCACCACCATGGTTCTCACGGATTGCACGGTTGCCGGCAACGCCCACACCTCCTCAGCCAGAGGGACTGCCGGTGATGGAGGGGGAGGAGGAATTCTTAATGGCGGATCGGGTTCGAATGGCCAGCGAAGTGTGATGACCTTGCGCGGCTGCGTCGTCAGCGGCAACACATCCAGAGTTTCCGGAGGAGGTCTTTGCAACAGCGGGTGGCTGGGTCGGTCCGAGTTGTCGCTCAGCCAATGTGTCGTTCACAACAATGAAGCGGATGGATCCGGCGCGGGGATTTCCAATTTCGCCTACCAAGGCAAGGCCGCCCTCGTATTGAGCAACTGCACCATCGCTCTCAACAAGGCCCTGCTGCGGGGCGGAGGAATCGCCAACCAGCTTGACGCTTTTCCTTATGAAGGAGATGAGACCGCGGTCACGGTGTCCGGCAGCACAATCGCAGGCAATTTTGCCGGCGGCGGCGGTGCGGGAATTTCCAGCATCAAGCCGCAGCTTAACCAGGATCAAACCACGGTCAGCCTGAAGCTGACCGGCACGCTGGTCGGACTGCCCGCACAGGAAGGGGGAAATCTGCTTGTCACCCGCGGCAGCAATGTTTCCGGAGGATACAATCTCTGCGATGACGATACCGGAGCTTTTCTCAACCAGACCGGAGATAAGTTGGAAACGCCCACCGGCCTTTCCTCAATCATTGGAGAAAACGG is a window of Luteolibacter yonseiensis DNA encoding:
- a CDS encoding choice-of-anchor Q domain-containing protein, coding for MNTPHPFSFPASGPVLRHGLSAAILALAGSPLWAATFTVNTLVDTINGGQGAGANGVGDLRYCLRRVNDSAQGQTHTIVFAPGLTGKITLNGSELVIRNNATITGPGADKLAIDADGKSRVLYIGGAPDVPLQVRISGLTMTGGNGDGKDPTGTDQPPLADLARTRGGAVLNHDSSLTLRDCSVTGNTSSVSDGGGGIFNYAENRNAILTLEGCAITGNSSPFGQGGGIWNHALNDNTSTLIASNCTISGNSSQGNGGGISSFGIAAVVRTELSHCSVTGNTSAGFEGGGGIWNSGMGSAELPPTTMVLTDCTVAGNAHTSSARGTAGDGGGGGILNGGSGSNGQRSVMTLRGCVVSGNTSRVSGGGLCNSGWLGRSELSLSQCVVHNNEADGSGAGISNFAYQGKAALVLSNCTIALNKALLRGGGIANQLDAFPYEGDETAVTVSGSTIAGNFAGGGGAGISSIKPQLNQDQTTVSLKLTGTLVGLPAQEGGNLLVTRGSNVSGGYNLCDDDTGAFLNQTGDKLETPTGLSSIIGENGLPVPVLQDNGGTTPTIALMAGSAAIDSGKATASPSDSTSNVLDQRGLARVWDSPGIPNAPGGDDSDIGAFEWNSPAITGWRYRYFGVTGNTGNASDQADPNHNGIPNLVEYALHGDPVSTAGGGVSLPEFTGGAGIPAQFTLTRYPDRPGTIMTVQAAGSLAGPWENVASSVDGMACQALAPGISVMETGPENSPSVIIAGFNPSLPRQFYRLRVESK
- a CDS encoding protein kinase domain-containing protein; this translates as MDTASSHDPASPPQAPDARGIFDEALRQLHPMVGWQPPEADTLASLLPQYRFSAFIGRGGMGAVYEAHHPGLDRPIAIKLLPVELAEEANFSARFEREARTLACLQHPNIVTVHDFGKTPVGHLFFVMELVDGPDLSRLMAAGPLEPGVAVELAIQICDALEYAHARQVIHRDIKPANVLRRADGQVKLADFGLARLMGEQGASGNILPESKLSEVGNPAHTGTRMGTPGYVAPEVLKTGRFDNRSDLYSVGVMLREMLLGTEPLSGEPPYAAVIRRATEENPDLRYQSAVEMKRDLAHVRNSPGTVARADGKSDSGSRIPHRGWMAAGLAAAAVMACAFVWRHADSFPDSGRPHVSSGDTMASPENTIATSSSGFPALPTAEIFPPPSALVPSGDLSLGPPSDQPLENMDDPLSSELLRGTTRILFNGKDLSGWSGRGGHWTVENGMIVGRMPAEPGLSNTCLIWQESDVSDFELVCSFGARTGYRMASNGGIEFRSTVTEDWNSVLRGCQVDLASIKEITGALWDSDGRRYLASQGQKGSLVGGPEGGPPAVRTSGFVRPDLLKNRLREDLWNHCRLVCIGGNISVFINHRLTASFRDTAEGLPRSGKLGLEVSLMGDNQGLVRGEMLYKDILLTPLKQVPGREAEAMASREAMLRPVRASLMAGKWHLRTGLAGSSSKATTLRFKNRGVLEQDGVDAGRWWAFAPNRIHMQFKGDPAVYNPDSGADFTLSPALDRMDGFSSAPGGGDMAVNLWAGRDADAPPPEFPE